The following are from one region of the Pseudorasbora parva isolate DD20220531a chromosome 12, ASM2467924v1, whole genome shotgun sequence genome:
- the LOC137093403 gene encoding inhibin beta B chain, translating into MRSEAILGMHLCALLSALVVLKGTRAATTGCPTCGMPAMEKGAEERYLLEIAKQQILDKLHLRERPNITQTVPRAALMTALRKLHAGRVRQDGTLELDNNLPNSRASNQAYEIVSFADVDSAEMDTRLSFQFLQEKGQSVQVLQSSLWLYVRPADAPQPGGRVSAEIYQSGASNRTLLLQRSVEVSRGGWHTFPVTAALQAFLDGGQRRLRLEVQCQNGGLNLCSRDASGDNQPFLVAQVRLREDAAAHALSKRSLRCGDDISVCCKKDLYIKFRDIQWQDWIIAPEGYHMNYCMGQCPQHLSGSPGIASSFHATVFSQLKANGIHTAVSSCCVPIQRRPLSMVYFNSQHTIVKTDVPDMIVESCGCT; encoded by the exons ATGCGCTCGGAAGCGATTTTGGGGATGCACCTGTGCGCGCTGCTGTCCGCGCTCGTGGTGCTGAAGGGAACGCGCGCGGCCACCACCGGCTGCCCCACCTGCGGTATGCCGGCGATGGAGAAGGGCGCTGAGGAACGCTACCTGCTCGAGATCGCGAAGCAGCAAATTCTAGACAAGCTTCACCTGCGGGAGCGGCCGAACATCACGCAGACCGtgccgcgcgccgcgctcatgacCGCGCTGAGGAAGCTGCACGCGGGCCGCGTCAGACAGGACGGAACGCTGGAGCTGGACAATAACCTGCCCAACTCCCGCGCGAGTAACCAGGCGTACGAGATCGTGAGCTTCGCTGATGTCG ATTCCGCCGAGATGGACACCAGATTGTCGTTCCAGTTCCTGCAGGAGAAAGGTCAGAGCGTGCAGGTGCTGCAGTCGTCGCTGTGGCTGTACGTACGGCCGGCCGACGCCCCTCAACCAGGCGGGCGTGTCAGCGCTGAGATCTACCAATCGGGCGCGTCAAATCGCACACTTCTACTCCAGAGGAGCGTGGAGGTGTCGCGGGGCGGCTGGCACACTTTCCCCGTAACCGCCGCGCTTCAGGCGTTCCTAGACGGGGGTCAGCGGCGTCTCCGCCTCGAGGTGCAATGCCAAAATGGCGGACTAAATTTATGCAGCCGCGACGCGTCCGGGGACAATCAGCCGTTTCTGGTCGCGCAGGTGCGCTTACGCGAGGACGCCGCGGCCCACGCCCTGAGCAAACGCTCGCTCCGGTGCGGCGACGACATCAGCGTCTGCTGCAAAAAAGACTTGTATATTAAATTCCGCGATATACAATGGCAAGATTGGATCATAGCGCCCGAAGGCTACCATATGAACTACTGCATGGGGCAGTGCCCGCAGCATCTCTCCGGTTCTCCCGGCATCGCGTCCTCATTTCACGCCACCGTCTTCAGCCAGCTGAAGGCTAACGGCATCCACACGGCCGTGTCGTCCTGCTGCGTGCCCATCCAGAGACGCCCGCTCTCCATGGTCTACTTCAACTCTCAGCACACCATCGTGAAGACCGACGTCCCGGACATGATCGTCGAGTCCTGCGGGTGCACATAA